A region of the Pseudarthrobacter oxydans genome:
TTCTGCGGGTCAAGGCAGCCGACCTCAAGGTTGTCCGCCACCTCGAGGCTGATGGCGTCCAGCACCGTGATGCCGGAGCCTTCGATGTAGTCCACCACCATCTTGGTGAGCGGCTTCATGTAGGGGGTAATCATGGCCACCTTGCCGGCACCGATTTCCTGCAGGGTGCGCACCAGGGCGCCGGCGCTGCTGGTGACCGGGGCTGGGTGCCCGTTGCCGGCGGCGGCATCTGCGATGACTTTCTCCGAGCCCTCGTGGGCTTCGGGGCCCTGGGCCATGACGGCAACGAGGCAGGCGTAGGCGATGACGTCCACGTCGGCGTCGGAGACTGCTTCGGCGCAGCCGGCCGCCTTGCCCACCATGGCCAGCAGCTCTTCCCGGGTGACCTTCTTCATGCCGGCGCGGGCCGAGTGGAACGTGTACTTGTGGCCGGTCGCTTCGGCCTGGCGCCGGAACAGTTCAGGCAGTTCGGTCTCCATGGTGGTGTTGGAGCTGGGGACGATCAGTCCCACCCGGCTGGTCCCGGGGCGCTTGGGCTCGGGAGCGGTTTCGCAGGTGATGTCGGGGGTGCTCATGGCTTCTCCACGTCGTTGTGATGGGGGTTTTGCAAACAACCCATAGAGTGGGTTCTGATCCCATGATGTGGGTTGCTTGCGACTAATGTCAAACGGGTCACATCCCAGGTCCTGCTTCCTGCTCACTAAGCTGGAGGCTGTTCGAGGAAAAGTACTGAAGGGAAATTTGAAGACAGTGGCAACGGAAGCGGGTGCCGGGGCCTCACCCCTGCTGGTCCTGCACA
Encoded here:
- a CDS encoding Asp/Glu racemase, with protein sequence MSTPDITCETAPEPKRPGTSRVGLIVPSSNTTMETELPELFRRQAEATGHKYTFHSARAGMKKVTREELLAMVGKAAGCAEAVSDADVDVIAYACLVAVMAQGPEAHEGSEKVIADAAAGNGHPAPVTSSAGALVRTLQEIGAGKVAMITPYMKPLTKMVVDYIEGSGITVLDAISLEVADNLEVGCLDPQNLPALARSLQREGADAVVLSACVQMPSLAAVQAVEDELGLPVITAATATTYEILKALGHRPAITGAGSLLSGAGVLTPANS